A single window of Pontibacillus chungwhensis DNA harbors:
- the cdaA gene encoding diadenylate cyclase CdaA — MLDGGLNVQLDGLKYIRIIIDVALVWFVLYKLIMLIRGTKAVQLLKGIFVVLGIWLVSYFLQLSTLMWLMSKAMTWGFLGVIILFQPELRRALEQLGRGSFFARNSNSEEDSMKRTVEAIIKSCNYMAKRRIGALITIERETGMGDYVETGIPIQGRLSSELLTNIFIPNTPLHDGAVIIKQDEVTAAACYLPLSESPFISKELGTRHRAAMGISEVTDALTIVVSEETGGISCTRNGELHRGLDEQALREILERELERAPKAPSSKNWDWRGKKDG; from the coding sequence ATGCTTGATGGGGGATTGAATGTTCAATTAGATGGATTGAAATACATTCGAATTATTATTGATGTAGCCCTTGTCTGGTTTGTTTTGTATAAATTAATCATGTTGATTCGTGGCACCAAAGCTGTGCAGTTGTTGAAAGGGATCTTTGTGGTCCTTGGGATATGGCTTGTTAGTTACTTTCTTCAGCTTAGTACGTTAATGTGGTTAATGTCCAAAGCGATGACATGGGGTTTTCTTGGTGTGATTATCTTGTTCCAACCAGAGCTAAGAAGGGCGCTCGAGCAGCTCGGACGAGGTAGTTTCTTTGCCAGGAATTCGAATAGTGAAGAAGATTCAATGAAACGAACAGTTGAAGCAATTATTAAATCTTGTAATTACATGGCAAAACGGCGCATAGGCGCTCTTATTACAATCGAGCGGGAAACAGGAATGGGCGATTACGTAGAGACAGGGATTCCTATTCAAGGTCGGTTATCAAGTGAGTTATTGACCAATATTTTCATTCCTAATACACCTTTACATGATGGTGCCGTTATTATTAAACAAGATGAAGTAACGGCTGCCGCTTGTTATTTGCCCCTTTCAGAAAGCCCGTTTATCTCAAAAGAGTTAGGAACGAGGCACCGTGCTGCAATGGGAATCAGTGAAGTAACTGATGCATTAACTATTGTGGTTTCTGAGGAGACAGGAGGCATTTCCTGTACAAGAAACGGAGAATTGCACAGAGGTTTAGATGAACAAGCTCTCCGGGAAATTTTGGAGAGGGAATTAGAACGAGCGCCGAAGGCTCCTAGCTCAAAGAATTGGGATTGGAGGGGGAAAAAAGATGGATAA
- a CDS encoding CdaR family protein: protein MDKWLRSPWFIRAISLILALLLYASINLDDGQSSSDSIFLEGNDKIAAMNNIPLQVKMNEEKYVVKEVPSSVTVTVEGPNSVVTRTVMQKTFEAYIDLEGLELGPQTVPIQTQGISNQLSVSIDPQEVNVVLEKRSSKEFQVGVDYIHRDTIKEGYQLGTPEVSPAQVDIIGSETEVSKVSLVKAIVDVQNAESDITKKESPVKVYDEQGNELNVVVEPSTVKVTVPLLPPSKEVPVTFEPKGELAKGYRLVGIEPVPEFIAVYGSQDALKGVSAFVDIEVDVSDLKEDTTLDVDLPLPDGIETMKPETVGAKVDVEQITEKTFNDVTINVNNLESSKNLTFITPEQQVIDLTLTGTKEELENITKEDFEVFIDVGQLVNGEANVPIEVNGPESIEWQTSNDEALIRIE from the coding sequence ATGGATAAGTGGTTAAGAAGTCCGTGGTTCATTCGAGCGATTTCTTTAATATTAGCACTCCTCTTATACGCCTCGATAAACCTTGATGATGGGCAATCGAGTTCTGATTCTATCTTTCTTGAAGGCAATGATAAAATTGCAGCTATGAATAATATTCCTTTACAAGTAAAAATGAATGAGGAAAAATATGTAGTGAAAGAAGTGCCATCGAGCGTCACTGTCACTGTAGAAGGACCGAACTCTGTAGTGACGAGAACTGTCATGCAAAAGACGTTCGAGGCATACATCGATTTAGAGGGTCTTGAGCTTGGCCCTCAAACCGTGCCAATCCAGACTCAAGGGATCTCGAATCAGCTATCCGTCTCTATAGATCCGCAAGAAGTTAATGTGGTTCTGGAGAAACGGTCTTCAAAAGAGTTCCAGGTTGGCGTGGACTACATACACCGTGACACGATTAAAGAAGGGTACCAGCTAGGTACACCGGAAGTATCACCAGCTCAGGTTGATATTATAGGGTCTGAGACAGAGGTTTCCAAAGTATCTCTTGTAAAAGCAATTGTAGATGTACAAAACGCTGAGAGTGACATTACGAAGAAGGAATCTCCTGTAAAGGTTTATGATGAACAAGGGAACGAGCTTAATGTAGTGGTAGAGCCGAGCACTGTTAAAGTGACGGTTCCCTTATTACCTCCAAGTAAAGAGGTCCCTGTAACATTTGAACCTAAAGGAGAACTCGCTAAAGGATATCGTCTTGTTGGAATTGAACCAGTTCCGGAATTTATCGCTGTCTATGGTTCACAAGATGCTCTGAAGGGTGTTAGCGCTTTTGTTGATATCGAGGTAGATGTCTCCGATCTCAAAGAAGATACAACTTTAGACGTGGACCTTCCTTTACCTGATGGGATTGAAACAATGAAGCCAGAAACGGTAGGGGCAAAGGTAGACGTGGAGCAAATTACAGAAAAAACGTTTAATGATGTAACCATTAACGTGAACAACTTGGAATCAAGTAAAAATCTAACATTTATTACACCAGAACAACAGGTTATTGATTTGACTTTAACAGGTACAAAAGAGGAGTTAGAAAACATTACAAAAGAAGATTTCGAAGTTTTTATTGATGTTGGACAGCTCGTCAATGGTGAAGCAAACGTACCGATAGAAGTAAATGGACCTGAAAGTATTGAATGGCAAACAAGTAACGACGAAGCTCTAATTCGTATAGAGTAG
- the glmM gene encoding phosphoglucosamine mutase codes for MGKYFGTDGVRGVANQELTPELAFKVGRFGGYVLTKDTPRPKILVGRDPRISGQLLENALTAGLLSIGAEVMRLGVLSTPGVAYLTKSMGAEAGVMISASHNPVEDNGIKFFGPDGFKLTDEQENEIEALMDQETDELPRPTGGDVGIVNDYFEGGQKYMQYLKQTIDYDFDGLHVALDCAHGATSSIAPHIFADLEAELSTMGSSPDGLNINDGVGSTSPEALQSFVKEKGADIGLAFDGDGDRLIGVDENGAIVDGDQIMFICAKYLNEQGRLRHNTVVSTVMSNIGFYKAVEANGMKSDKTNVGDRYVLEEMRRGDYSLGGEQSGHIIFLDYNTTGDGLLSALQLVNVLKETGKPLSELANEMKKYPQVLKNVRVIDKQKVMTNPRITSEIEAVEEAMGDEGRVLVRPSGTEPLVRVMVEAPTEEDCEKYVNQVVEVVQAELGMKED; via the coding sequence ATGGGAAAATATTTTGGTACAGATGGTGTGCGAGGCGTAGCCAACCAGGAGCTAACACCAGAACTAGCATTTAAAGTAGGAAGATTCGGAGGCTACGTGCTAACGAAAGATACACCAAGACCTAAAATATTGGTAGGCCGTGATCCGCGTATTTCGGGTCAGCTACTTGAGAACGCTTTAACAGCAGGATTACTATCAATTGGTGCGGAGGTTATGCGCCTTGGGGTTCTCTCAACTCCGGGGGTTGCTTATTTAACGAAATCAATGGGCGCAGAAGCAGGAGTTATGATTTCAGCTTCTCACAACCCAGTTGAAGATAACGGAATTAAGTTCTTTGGGCCAGATGGATTTAAGTTAACCGATGAACAAGAAAATGAAATTGAAGCGCTAATGGATCAAGAAACAGATGAGCTACCTCGACCGACTGGTGGCGATGTTGGTATTGTTAATGACTACTTCGAAGGTGGTCAGAAATACATGCAATATCTGAAGCAAACGATTGATTATGACTTTGATGGATTACATGTGGCTCTAGATTGTGCTCATGGTGCTACATCTTCCATAGCCCCTCATATCTTCGCAGACTTAGAAGCGGAACTTTCCACAATGGGTTCATCACCAGATGGCCTGAACATTAACGATGGAGTCGGCTCTACAAGTCCGGAAGCTTTGCAATCCTTTGTTAAGGAAAAGGGTGCTGATATTGGTTTAGCATTTGATGGCGACGGAGACCGCTTAATTGGGGTTGATGAGAACGGAGCCATTGTAGACGGAGACCAAATTATGTTTATTTGTGCGAAATACTTAAATGAACAAGGTCGTCTTCGTCATAACACAGTTGTATCTACTGTAATGAGTAATATTGGTTTCTATAAAGCTGTTGAAGCAAACGGTATGAAGAGTGATAAAACAAACGTAGGCGATCGCTATGTATTAGAAGAGATGCGCCGCGGGGACTATAGCCTTGGTGGTGAACAGTCCGGTCACATTATTTTCTTAGACTACAACACAACAGGAGATGGATTGCTTTCAGCACTTCAGCTTGTAAACGTCCTAAAAGAAACGGGCAAACCATTATCCGAATTAGCAAATGAAATGAAGAAGTACCCACAAGTATTAAAGAACGTTCGTGTCATTGATAAACAAAAAGTCATGACAAATCCTCGTATTACTTCTGAAATTGAAGCGGTTGAAGAAGCGATGGGAGATGAAGGACGCGTGCTTGTACGTCCTTCAGGGACAGAGCCACTTGTGCGTGTTATGGTTGAAGCTCCTACAGAAGAGGACTGTGAGAAATACGTCAACCAAGTTGTTGAAGTCGTTCAAGCGGAGTTAGGAATGAAAGAAGACTGA
- the glmS gene encoding glutamine--fructose-6-phosphate transaminase (isomerizing) encodes MCGIVGYIGTQDTTEILLQGLEKLEYRGYDSAGIAELNNDGVHVTKVKGRIAALRSEVEKKDIESTMGIGHTRWATHGAPSYENAHPHQSASGRFTIVHNGVIENYEDVQREYLGDVDMNSETDTEIIVQLVENLYNEMGDVQEAFRKAISLLKGSYAVGIIDAQNPDVIYVAKNKSPLLVGLGDGFNVVSSDSLAMLKVTDQFVELEDKEIVLVRRNEVEIQKLDGTQVDREPFTAELDASDIEKGTYPHFMLKEIDEQPFVIRKIIQEYQNENDEIKLDPEVRQAMMDCDRVYIIACGTSYHAGLIGKQFIEKLAKVPVEVHVASEFSYNMPLLSEKPLFVYISQSGETADSRAVLVETKAKGHPALTITNVPGSTLSREADYTLHLHAGPEIAVASTKAYTAQMAVLAILAVDTAKAKGLELEFNPMKELGIAANAMEALCDQKEELEQIAADYLSTTRNCFFIGRSQDYYVGLEGALKLKEISYIQAEGFAGGELKHGTIALIEEGTPVVALATQENVNYSIRGNVKEVAARGAKPCVISMKGLDQENDAFVIPQVHELLTPLVSVVPMQLISYYAALHRDCDVDKPRNLAKSVTVE; translated from the coding sequence ATGTGTGGAATTGTAGGATATATTGGAACACAAGATACAACAGAGATTTTATTACAAGGCTTAGAGAAGCTTGAATACCGAGGATATGATTCGGCTGGTATTGCAGAATTAAACAATGATGGTGTTCATGTGACGAAGGTTAAAGGACGCATTGCTGCACTTCGTTCAGAAGTAGAGAAGAAAGACATCGAATCAACAATGGGAATCGGTCATACACGCTGGGCTACCCATGGCGCGCCAAGCTATGAAAACGCTCACCCGCATCAAAGCGCGTCTGGCCGCTTTACGATTGTTCATAATGGTGTGATCGAAAACTACGAAGATGTACAACGCGAATACCTGGGCGACGTTGATATGAATAGTGAAACGGATACAGAAATCATTGTCCAGCTTGTCGAGAACCTTTATAACGAAATGGGAGATGTTCAAGAAGCTTTTCGTAAAGCAATCTCCTTGTTAAAAGGTTCATATGCTGTTGGCATTATTGATGCTCAGAATCCAGACGTTATTTATGTAGCCAAGAATAAAAGCCCACTCCTTGTCGGTTTAGGGGATGGTTTTAATGTTGTATCTAGTGACTCATTAGCGATGTTGAAAGTCACCGATCAATTTGTTGAATTAGAAGACAAAGAAATTGTGCTTGTTCGTCGTAATGAGGTGGAGATTCAGAAATTAGATGGTACACAAGTTGATCGTGAGCCTTTTACAGCTGAACTTGATGCTAGTGACATTGAAAAGGGTACTTACCCGCACTTCATGTTAAAAGAGATCGATGAACAACCATTTGTCATTCGTAAAATCATCCAAGAATATCAAAATGAAAATGATGAAATTAAATTAGATCCAGAAGTACGTCAAGCTATGATGGATTGTGATCGTGTGTACATTATTGCATGTGGCACAAGTTATCATGCTGGTTTAATCGGAAAACAGTTTATTGAAAAGCTGGCGAAGGTTCCGGTTGAGGTTCATGTAGCGAGTGAATTCTCATATAACATGCCTCTTCTTTCAGAAAAGCCACTATTCGTCTATATCTCTCAGAGCGGAGAGACAGCGGATAGTCGTGCCGTCCTGGTTGAAACGAAGGCAAAAGGACACCCAGCCCTAACGATTACAAACGTACCTGGTTCTACCCTTTCTCGTGAAGCGGATTATACGCTACACTTACATGCAGGTCCTGAGATTGCTGTAGCTTCTACGAAAGCCTATACAGCACAAATGGCTGTTTTAGCAATTCTTGCTGTAGATACAGCTAAAGCCAAAGGTTTAGAACTAGAGTTCAACCCTATGAAAGAATTAGGTATTGCAGCAAACGCAATGGAAGCTCTTTGCGATCAAAAAGAAGAGCTTGAACAAATTGCTGCTGATTATTTATCAACAACAAGAAACTGCTTCTTTATCGGCCGTAGCCAAGACTATTATGTTGGTCTAGAGGGAGCTCTTAAACTTAAAGAAATCTCTTATATTCAAGCAGAAGGGTTTGCCGGTGGCGAATTGAAACACGGAACGATTGCCCTTATTGAAGAAGGGACGCCGGTTGTGGCGCTTGCGACACAGGAGAATGTGAACTATTCCATTCGTGGTAATGTGAAAGAAGTTGCTGCACGTGGGGCGAAGCCTTGTGTAATTAGTATGAAGGGGTTAGATCAAGAAAATGATGCATTTGTTATTCCTCAAGTGCATGAGCTCTTAACGCCTCTTGTATCGGTTGTACCGATGCAGCTGATTTCCTATTACGCTGCTCTTCACCGTGACTGTGACGTGGATAAACCGCGTAACTTGGCTAAGAGTGTAACGGTTGAATAA